The following proteins are encoded in a genomic region of Polynucleobacter paludilacus:
- the ftsH gene encoding ATP-dependent zinc metalloprotease FtsH, which yields MNSNMFQKVGIWLVVGLVLFTVFKQFDKPKDQPQVTYSQFMEDSKAGKIKRVDVQGRTLQVTPNDGAKYSIISPGDIWMVGDLMKYGVQVTGKADDEPNMFVSALYYLGPTLLIIGFWFFMMRQMQGGGKGGAFSFGKSKARLIDQNSNTVTFADVAGCDEAKEEVFELVDFLKDPQKFQKLGGRIPHGVLLVGPPGTGKTLLARAIAGEAKVPFFSISGSDFVEMFVGVGASRVRDMFENAKKNSPCIIFIDEIDAVGRHRGAGMGGGNDEREQTLNQMLVEMDGFESNSGVIVVAATNRSDVLDRALLRPGRFDRQVHVGLPDIRGREQILQVHMRKVPIDPDVNAAVLARGTPGFSGADLANLVNEAALFAARRNKRAVDMKDFEDAKDKIYMGPERKSAVMREEERRNTAYHESGHAVVAKVLPKADPVHKVTIMPRGMALGVTWQLPEFDRVNLYKDRMLEELAILFGGRAAEEIFLHSMSTGASNDFERATKMARDMVTRFGMSDSLGTMVYVDTESESIFGRTSSKTVSELTQQKVDAEIRALIDSQYALARSILEQNRDKVEAMVAALLEWETLDADQITDIMEGRPPRTPKPPPVTTVFGNSAGTTAPVVESTASTAFGSGPASGSAPATA from the coding sequence TTGAATAGCAATATGTTCCAAAAAGTGGGTATCTGGCTCGTTGTGGGCCTCGTCCTATTTACAGTGTTCAAGCAATTTGATAAGCCCAAAGATCAGCCGCAAGTGACTTACTCGCAATTTATGGAAGATTCCAAAGCGGGCAAGATTAAACGCGTTGATGTGCAGGGTCGAACATTACAAGTGACACCAAATGATGGTGCCAAGTATTCCATTATTTCTCCTGGCGATATTTGGATGGTGGGTGACTTAATGAAATACGGTGTTCAAGTAACCGGTAAAGCCGACGATGAACCCAATATGTTTGTTTCTGCTTTGTACTACCTTGGACCTACGCTACTCATTATTGGTTTCTGGTTTTTCATGATGCGTCAGATGCAAGGCGGTGGTAAGGGTGGGGCATTTTCATTTGGAAAATCCAAAGCGCGCCTGATTGATCAAAATAGTAATACCGTCACCTTTGCTGATGTCGCGGGTTGCGATGAGGCTAAAGAAGAAGTGTTTGAGTTAGTCGACTTCTTAAAAGATCCGCAGAAGTTTCAGAAACTGGGTGGCCGAATTCCCCATGGTGTCTTGCTAGTAGGACCTCCTGGAACCGGTAAGACCCTGTTAGCCCGTGCTATTGCAGGTGAAGCTAAGGTACCGTTCTTTTCTATCTCAGGCTCTGACTTTGTTGAGATGTTTGTCGGGGTTGGCGCATCACGCGTGCGTGATATGTTTGAGAACGCCAAGAAAAATTCACCTTGCATCATCTTTATTGACGAGATCGATGCAGTAGGTCGTCATCGTGGCGCTGGTATGGGCGGTGGTAACGATGAGCGTGAGCAAACCCTGAATCAAATGCTGGTGGAGATGGACGGTTTTGAAAGTAATAGCGGCGTGATCGTCGTTGCTGCTACCAACCGTTCGGATGTGCTGGATCGCGCTTTACTTCGTCCAGGCCGCTTTGACCGTCAAGTCCATGTTGGCTTGCCTGACATTCGGGGTCGCGAACAAATTCTGCAAGTGCATATGCGCAAAGTGCCGATTGATCCAGATGTCAATGCTGCCGTCTTAGCGCGTGGTACACCTGGGTTCTCCGGTGCCGATTTAGCAAACTTAGTTAACGAAGCCGCTTTGTTTGCTGCGCGTCGCAATAAGCGTGCAGTCGATATGAAAGACTTTGAAGACGCTAAGGACAAAATCTACATGGGTCCTGAGCGTAAGTCTGCAGTGATGCGAGAAGAAGAGCGGCGTAACACCGCGTATCACGAGTCTGGCCATGCTGTGGTCGCTAAGGTATTGCCTAAAGCGGATCCAGTGCACAAAGTCACCATCATGCCGCGCGGTATGGCATTGGGCGTCACTTGGCAGTTGCCAGAGTTTGATCGCGTCAATCTGTATAAAGATCGCATGTTGGAAGAGTTGGCCATTTTGTTTGGTGGTCGAGCTGCAGAAGAAATCTTCTTGCACTCGATGAGTACTGGGGCATCAAACGACTTTGAGCGTGCTACTAAAATGGCCCGCGACATGGTGACCCGTTTTGGTATGAGTGATAGCTTGGGTACGATGGTCTATGTCGACACTGAGTCTGAGAGTATTTTTGGTCGTACCAGTTCTAAAACAGTTTCTGAACTCACTCAGCAAAAAGTGGATGCAGAAATTAGGGCCTTGATTGATAGTCAATATGCTTTGGCACGTTCGATTCTTGAACAGAATCGCGACAAGGTTGAGGCGATGGTTGCTGCTTTGCTTGAGTGGGAAACCTTAGACGCTGATCAGATTACCGACATCATGGAAGGTCGTCCACCACGCACGCCTAAGCCACCACCCGTAACGACTGTCTTTGGTAATTCGGCTGGGACAACTGCGCCAGTAGTGGAAAGTACAGCTTCTACTGCATTTGGTAGCGGACCAGCATCGGGAAGTGCGCCAGCAACTGCGTAA